Within Mongoliitalea daihaiensis, the genomic segment CTTTGTGGAAGCTACTGTTACGGATGCTACAGAATTTGACTTGTATGCGGATGTAAAATAAAATTAGAGATTTTTGATGATTTTCAACAATCCGTCAAAAGGATGTTGAATTCAACCAAAGAAAAACCCAGAGAAAAAATATTTCTCTGGGTTTTTTTAAACCTATATTTGTGTATACTCGTTAAAAATACCATGAATATGGCCTCTGTTAAAATTTTATTCGCTATTTTATTGCTTTGTTTCTTTTCAATGCCTGAGCTTTCAGCCCAAGAACAAGAAATTGTTACCGTTTATAATGGTTCAACTGAATATGTTGGGCAGGGGGTGTTGATCAATGGTCGTCGACACGGAGAATGGAAGATTTTTAGTAGAAAGCCCCAAAAACCTGCTGCAATTCCTTATGTTCCTCAATCTTCCAATCAACGAGTTTCGGATAAGCAATTGAAAAAACATTTCAATATGAATCAACCCCATCAGGTGGTTCATTATAGGAATGGGATTTTGAATGGGGAATTTCAAGAATTTTATCAATCCGGAGCAATTAAGTTTAGAGTCAATTTGGTTTCTGGAAAAGTGGATGGTAATTATGAAGCATTTTATGAGGATGGTAGCCAACAAGTAAAAGGGTTTTTTCGTCAGGACAAACCGCATCAGGAGTGGCATCGGTTTTTTGCTAATGGCGTACAAGAGTCTTTAGAGTATTACTACAATGGTTTGAAAGTAGGAGATTGGAAATGGTTTCATGAAAATGGGGAGCCAAGAGAAACCATTGCTTTTATTCAAGATGCTAAGCATGGTGCTTATCAATCATTTTTCCGCAATGGTCAATTGCAAGAACAGGGAACTTTTGATAAAAATGAAAAAGTAGGTGTTTGGCAAAGTTTTTTTGACAATGGGCAATTAGCTTCTCAAGAAAGTTTTTCTTTTGGTATGCCGGATGGAAAATGGGAATATTATACAATAGACGGTAAACTTTTAGCTGGAGGTACTTACAGTCTAGGTAAAAAGCTGGGAACCTGGATAGAAGAGACCGGCCTAGATGATGAATTATTACGAACAGGATTTTATCTGGAAGATGTCAAATCAGGTACATGGAAAGTGGTCAACCGTCAAGGCCATGTTTTTCAGGAAGAAGTGTATAGTGAAGGTAAGCTTTTGGCAGTTAGTAAATTTATGGAAATCAATGGTCAAGTAAAGGATGCGGGATCCTTAGCTAATGGTGATGGGGAACGAATTTTTTACGATGCTGAAGGTAGAGTTATCCAAAAAGGGGGATTTGAGAAGGGAATTCCTCACGGTGTTTGGCTGTACTTTGAAGGAGAAAGTAGCAATTTGGAAAAACTTGGAGGCTACTTGGAAGGAAATGCGCACGGTGAGTGGCTCACTTACAATGCTGAGGGAAAAGTAGTGAATAGAGAATATTTCGAATATGGTGAACAAATTAAGGAAGATGTTTTGAAAGATGATGGAACTGTGCGCTCAGCCCCTCTTTTGAGCCAAAGCCCTACGTTAGACTCTAATTCAGCCATGCACCGTCAAGGAGCAGGTAATTATCTTAGTAATATGTTTTACAGTTCCCGTTATGCTGGTAATTAAAAGTTAACAATTTCCTAACTGTTTTACAGTTAGGAAACTCTATTTTTCGGAAAATTAGCAAATAACATGACTAAGCAACTTTCTATTTTCGTCCTTTTCCTTTTAATTTCCATCCAAGTGAGTGCACAATTTTCGTACGATCTCCAAGGTCATAGGGGCAGCAGAGGTATTATGCCTGAAAACACGATACCTGCTATGATCAAAGCATTGGATTTGGGTTCTACCACCTTGGAACTAGATTTAGCCATTACCAAAGATGGATTTGTAATTCTTTCCCACGAGCCTTACATGAATCCAGTGATTTGCTTAGACCCTAAGGGAAATGAAATCCCTATGGAAAATAAGTCTCATAATATTTACCAACTGACCTATCAGGAGATTTTGGCATACGATTGTGGGTCCAAGTTTCATGCAGGATTTCCGGAGCAGGTGAAGTTCTTTGCTACCAAACCTAAGTTGGAAGATTTGTTTGTGGTAATAGAAAAATATGTCCATGATAATGGTCTTCAGCAACCTTTTTACAATATTGAAATTAAGAGTTCTGCGGAAGGCGATGGCGTATACCATCCAACTGTCCCAGAGTTTTCGGAAAAGGTAGTTCAGATCATAGAAAAGCATGTGGGCTGGGACAGAGTCAATATACAATCTTTCGACTTTCGAGTGTTGAAGTACCTCCGATCAACTTACCCTCAGGTTCCCTTAGCGATGTTGATTACCAATGCAGGGAATTACGAAGCATATTTGAATGAATTAGGCTTTCAACCGGAGATTTACTCTCCCTATTTTACAGGCTTGACGGCTACCATTGTCCAATCTCTGCAAGCAAAAGGCATGAAAGTCATCCCTTGGACAGTCAATACAACCGAGCAAATGGAGGCATTGCTGGAAATGGGGGTAGATGGGATTATTACGGACTATCCGAATTTGGCGCCAAAGTTTTGAAGATAGTTTTTTGTCATTTTCATAAATTATTGTCTGAAGGATTAGATTGTCCTTTAACACATACTACTAGTTGTTAATGGTTTTTCAATAGGGAGAGATTTCTCTCCCGACTTTATTTTATGCGAATTTTACTGTCTTTTTATTGTGTCTTATGGTTGGTTTCTTGTCAATCCAGCGTAAAAAGTGATTTTGATTTAACCCTTGAGGTGTCGAGTTATCCTTTAGACGGAGCTGCTTACATGATTTTTGATATGCCTAATCATGTTCACATTGATACGTTAGTCAGTTTTGATCCCAATCAAAGAAAAGTTGTAAAAATCCCTCTTTTGGGCGGAACTCCCACTGAAAGAAGTCTTTTATTTGATTTCGATATGTATCCAAATACTTTTTACTATATCAATTCCGATTCTCTATTGTTCTCAACTGGAGATATTTTATTCCTTACTGACCAAAGTGGTAACCAATTCCATAGTGTCAGGTTATTTAAAAATCTTGATGCAATAAAAGCGGAGGTTTACACCGAATTTCCCTACGATGGATTCTCAGACCATTTATTTTATGATGAGAGTTCACAATCTGTTTTGTATTATTTCGCAAAGAGAAGCCAAGTAGAAAAAAGAAAGGTATTTGGTAAAATAGATGTAAGATCAGGTGATTGGGAGAGCCTTCCCATTTATCATCCAAAGGAATATACAGGTGTTCCATTGAATTATACCACGTTTCCAAGTGTAACAGGGACTTCGAATGGGTTGGCTTATATATATTCCATTTCCTCTACAATTGTCAGTTATGATGCTCCTTCCAAAAGTCAAAAGGAAATCCTGATAAAAAGCTTTGAAGGTAAGCAGCATGCAGAACCACAGACCAACAGAGATACTTGGCCAACAAGTTACTTTGAAGATTGGGTTCTTTCGTCTCCTAATTACTTGAAGCTTATTTATGACCCTTACAGGAAAGTTTACTATCGCTTTTCTCAATCTGCATTGAACAGGTCAGCTGATGGGGAGGATTACTACACTTTTTTAGTGAAGAACAGAGAAGTGTATTTGTCTATTTTGGATGAGGAGTTTAATCTAATGTACAATAAAATGCTTCCCAAAGGGAAGTATGATCCGACAAAGAGTTTTGTTTTTTCAAAAGGATTATGGATACCTTTAGAATTGACCACTTTGGAAGAGGAAGATGGGCTTTATGGGGATTTATTTCAAATTGTTAAATAGGTTTTTTTCAACCAGTACCAGTAGCTAATCGTAAATCAATAGTGGATATAACATCATTTGTGCAACTGTTCAAATGTGCATGGACTATCCAAGTTTGCTACTTCTTCAGGTGATTTTCCATTGACTTCACATTTCAACCTTCGGACTATCGGATTATATGCTTATTTTTGGCCTTCTTAACCAAAAGTAATGCATGAAAATTGTTGAAGTAAGCAATCCAGGTCAACAAAAAGAGTTTTTGGAAATGGCTGTAAGGCTATACAAGCATGAGAAAAACTGGATACGTCCCCTCGATAAGGATATTGAAGGCTTGTTTCATACAGAAACCAATAAGTTGTTTCGATTAGGTGGAAAGGCCAAGCGTTGGTTGTTACTCAATGATAAGAATGAAACGATTGGCAGGGTTGCCGCTTTTCTTCATCCAAAGTGGATAGAAGAGCAACCTACCGGAGGGCTGGGTTTTTTTGAATGCATCAATCATCAGGAAGCAGCTTTTCTTTTATTTGATACGGCTAAAGCTTGGTTGGAGTCTGAGGGGATGGAAGCGATGGATGGTCCTGTCAACTTTGGTGAGCGTGACAAGTGGTGGGGCTTGCTAGTGGAGGGTTTTTCTCCTCCTAACTACAATATGCCTTGGAATTTCCCTTACTACAAAGACTTTTTTGAAGCCTATGGATTTCAGATTTACTTCAAGCAATTCACCTATATGCGTCCGGTGCAGGGAGTGGGGTTTGATGAGAAAATGGTGGCTCGAGCCAATGAAATCTTGAAAGAACCTGATTTCCAGTTTAGACATCTAGAAGGGAAGGAGTTGAAGGAAAAGGCACCACAGTATTTTATGGATGTCTATAATAAGGCATGGTCTCGACACATGGGCAAAACCTTGACGCTTAAGGAAACACAATTGATGTTTGGTAAAATGAAGCCTATCATGGACCCAAGGTTGATTTATTTCGGATTTTATAAAGGTGAACCAATTTCATTTTTCATCAATATTCCGGAAATCAACCAAATCTTCAAGTATGTAGATGGGAAATTGGACCTTTGGGGGAAAATTAAATTTCTCTATAACAAGACCTTCAATCCACCCAATAAAATGTTGGGGTTGGTTTTTGGTGTAATTCCAGATTTTCAAGGCAAAGGGATTGATTCTGCTATGATTATGGCATACAACGAGAAATTTGCACGGCATGATTGGTTTACTTATAAGACCATAGAGATGAACTGGATTGGAGATTTCAATCCCAAAATGATGCGGGTCTGCGAGCAATTGAATGCGACCATCTATAAAACCCATCACACTTACAGGTTCTTATTTGATAGGTCAAAACCATTCAAGCGCCATAAGATATTTGAATAATCGGAGGGCTTACCTCTTTTGAAAGTGAATAACAAATGAATATGAAAAAATACGATGTAGTAGGTGTGGGTAACGCCTTAGTGGACATAGAATTTAAAGTAAGCGATAAATTCTTTGAGGATAATCAGGTAGAAAAAGGTTTGATGACCTTGGTAGATGAGGAGCGTCAGAATTCTTTGATGAGTGTCATCAATACCGAACAGGCAAAAAAGCAATGCGGTGGATCGGCTGCCAATACAGTAATTGCCGTAAGTCAGTTTGGAGGAAAGTCTTACTATTGCTGTAAGGTTGCTAATGATGAATTAGGACACTTTTATTTGCAGGATTTGGCTGATTCAGGTGTTGATAATAATCTTCAAGTAGATAAGTTGCAGGATGGAATCACAGGCAAGTGCTTGGTAATGGTGACGGATGACTCCGAACGCACGATGAACACGTTCTTGGGGATTACTCAAAATTTCTCAGTTGCTGAGGTCAATGAAGCAGCTATCAAAGATTCCAAATATTTATTTATCGAAGGATACTTGGTGACTTCCCCCAATGGTAAAGAGGCCATGATGCATGCGAAAAAAATCGCTGAGGAAGCTGGTACAAAAGTAGCGTTGACATTCTCTGACCCTGCTATGGTGAAGTATTTCAAGAATGCGTTTGAAGACGTGATTGGACCGAGTGTAGATTTATTGTTTGCCAACGAGGAAGAAGCTTTGTTGTTTACAGGGAAAGAAACCTTGGCCGAAGCAAGAGAAGAGATGAAAAAGGCAGCAAAGCACTTTGTCATTACCCAAGGGAAAAATGGAGCGATGATTTTTGATGGTGATACGTTCATTGATATCGAGCCTTACAAAACTGTCGCTGTGGATAGTAATGGGGCAGGAGATATGTTTGCCGGTGCATTTATGTATGGCATTACCAATGGTCATAGTTATGCATCAAGTGGTAAGCTAGCTTCCATGGCAAGTTCAAGAATTGTAAGCCAGTTTGGTCCCCGATTAAAATGGCATGAAGCAAAGGAAATTCTTACACGATTGAATCCGTAAAGCAGCTAAAAAATCCGAGGTACACACTTCGGATTTTTTTTAAAACATATAATTATTCGAAGACAAATAATATTTTTTAAGTATTTGAATAGTTGTTTTTTGCTATTTAGGCACATTAAACGTTTAATTTCTTTTGCAGATAGTTTTTTTTAAATTCCATTTTATATTTTAGAAGCCTGAAAAATATTGGGATCTAGCCTTAGATGAATAAAACATTCGATTTGTCTCAGAACTTTAAACTATATCGATCATGAAAACTGAAAGAACATCATTTAAAAATCTCCTTCTTATCGGGGCCTTTCTTTTGTTTTGCACTTTGATTTATTTTAGTGGAGCATTTGGAAACTTTATGGAAGGCTGGAATTCGGTCACTTGTTGCGAATGATTGTTTAATGCGAGCAATGCAATAGTCTTAATTGATGTTAATATTTCATTAGCCAATTAATCTTGGTATAATTTTGACTATGAATAAGAAAAAGTGTCAGCCGCAGGTTTTTATGTGTAGATGTTCGCATCCGAACGATTAAACAAAATTTTATTTCAAGTAGTAATACTAATATAACCCTAATTTATAAATATATGAGAAAGTTTACCTTCTTTTTCTCTCTGGTCTTTTTGGTGAGTTCACTCAGCTGGGCACAGACAAAAATCGAATTCAAGGAAATGACCTTGGAGAATGGTTTACATGTGATTATGCATCAAGATAACAGTACGCCTATTGTGGCAGTATCTGTATTGTATCATGTTGGTTCTAAAAATGAGCGTCCTGACCGAACAGGTTTTGCACACTTCTTTGAGCACTTATTATTTGAGGGAACTGAAAATATTCCTCGTGGTGAGTACATGAATAAGATACAAGCAATCGGTGGTACCTTGAATGCTTTTACCTCCAATGATATTACCTATTATTATGAAATTGTACCATCCAATCAATTGGAAACAGCTCTTTACATGGAGTCAGAGCGTATGCTCCATCCTAAAATTGATCAGATTGGGGTAGATACGCAACGTGAAGTTATCAAGGAAGAAAAAAGACAATCTTATGATAACCGTCCATACGGTACCATTCTTCCTGAAACTATGAAGCGTGCGTTTTTAGAGCATCCCTATCAGTGGCCTGTCATTGGGTCAATGGATCATTTGGACGCTGCGCAGTTGCAAGAATTCATGGATTTTCACAAATCATATTATGTACCTAACAATGCAGTATTGACCATTGCAGGTGATATTGACTTTGCTCAAACAGAGGCTTGGGTAAAGGCATACTTTGCAGAAGTTCCAAAAGGCCCTGCAGACTTTTACAGACCTGCAATAAAAGAACCTAAGAAAACTACTGAAACAAGGGATATCGTTTATGATAATATTCAAATTCCAGCGATTATTCAGGCTTACAATTTACCTAAAAAGAATCATCCAGATTCTTATGCAATGTCGATGTTATCCACTTATCTGACAGGGGGTAATTCTTCTTTAATGACCAAAGAGTTGGTAGACAAGCAACAGAAAGCATTGGCAGTGGCAGCCATTCCATTGGACTTGGAAGATGGCGGGGTGTTTTTGATGTATGCTATTACCAACATGGGAATCGAACCTAAGGATTTGGAAAATGAAATGGATGGTTTGCTAGCTCAGGTGCAAAAAAATGGCATTTCCGAGGAGGATTTTTTGAAATTGCAAAACATCATTGAAAATAATGTGGTCAGTCAAAATGCTTCTATGGCAGGTATTGCTCAGAATTTGGCAGAGGCTAAAGTGTTTTTTGGGAATACCAATTATATCAATCAGACGCTAGACCAATATAGAAAGGTGACTCGGGAAGATATTCAGCGAGTAGCGAATGAGTATCTGA encodes:
- a CDS encoding DUF4221 family protein, whose amino-acid sequence is MRILLSFYCVLWLVSCQSSVKSDFDLTLEVSSYPLDGAAYMIFDMPNHVHIDTLVSFDPNQRKVVKIPLLGGTPTERSLLFDFDMYPNTFYYINSDSLLFSTGDILFLTDQSGNQFHSVRLFKNLDAIKAEVYTEFPYDGFSDHLFYDESSQSVLYYFAKRSQVEKRKVFGKIDVRSGDWESLPIYHPKEYTGVPLNYTTFPSVTGTSNGLAYIYSISSTIVSYDAPSKSQKEILIKSFEGKQHAEPQTNRDTWPTSYFEDWVLSSPNYLKLIYDPYRKVYYRFSQSALNRSADGEDYYTFLVKNREVYLSILDEEFNLMYNKMLPKGKYDPTKSFVFSKGLWIPLELTTLEEEDGLYGDLFQIVK
- a CDS encoding adenosine kinase: MKKYDVVGVGNALVDIEFKVSDKFFEDNQVEKGLMTLVDEERQNSLMSVINTEQAKKQCGGSAANTVIAVSQFGGKSYYCCKVANDELGHFYLQDLADSGVDNNLQVDKLQDGITGKCLVMVTDDSERTMNTFLGITQNFSVAEVNEAAIKDSKYLFIEGYLVTSPNGKEAMMHAKKIAEEAGTKVALTFSDPAMVKYFKNAFEDVIGPSVDLLFANEEEALLFTGKETLAEAREEMKKAAKHFVITQGKNGAMIFDGDTFIDIEPYKTVAVDSNGAGDMFAGAFMYGITNGHSYASSGKLASMASSRIVSQFGPRLKWHEAKEILTRLNP
- a CDS encoding M16 family metallopeptidase, producing the protein MRKFTFFFSLVFLVSSLSWAQTKIEFKEMTLENGLHVIMHQDNSTPIVAVSVLYHVGSKNERPDRTGFAHFFEHLLFEGTENIPRGEYMNKIQAIGGTLNAFTSNDITYYYEIVPSNQLETALYMESERMLHPKIDQIGVDTQREVIKEEKRQSYDNRPYGTILPETMKRAFLEHPYQWPVIGSMDHLDAAQLQEFMDFHKSYYVPNNAVLTIAGDIDFAQTEAWVKAYFAEVPKGPADFYRPAIKEPKKTTETRDIVYDNIQIPAIIQAYNLPKKNHPDSYAMSMLSTYLTGGNSSLMTKELVDKQQKALAVAAIPLDLEDGGVFLMYAITNMGIEPKDLENEMDGLLAQVQKNGISEEDFLKLQNIIENNVVSQNASMAGIAQNLAEAKVFFGNTNYINQTLDQYRKVTREDIQRVANEYLTLDGRVVLYYLPKSAQVEE
- a CDS encoding glycerophosphodiester phosphodiesterase, encoding MTKQLSIFVLFLLISIQVSAQFSYDLQGHRGSRGIMPENTIPAMIKALDLGSTTLELDLAITKDGFVILSHEPYMNPVICLDPKGNEIPMENKSHNIYQLTYQEILAYDCGSKFHAGFPEQVKFFATKPKLEDLFVVIEKYVHDNGLQQPFYNIEIKSSAEGDGVYHPTVPEFSEKVVQIIEKHVGWDRVNIQSFDFRVLKYLRSTYPQVPLAMLITNAGNYEAYLNELGFQPEIYSPYFTGLTATIVQSLQAKGMKVIPWTVNTTEQMEALLEMGVDGIITDYPNLAPKF
- a CDS encoding toxin-antitoxin system YwqK family antitoxin, with the translated sequence MASVKILFAILLLCFFSMPELSAQEQEIVTVYNGSTEYVGQGVLINGRRHGEWKIFSRKPQKPAAIPYVPQSSNQRVSDKQLKKHFNMNQPHQVVHYRNGILNGEFQEFYQSGAIKFRVNLVSGKVDGNYEAFYEDGSQQVKGFFRQDKPHQEWHRFFANGVQESLEYYYNGLKVGDWKWFHENGEPRETIAFIQDAKHGAYQSFFRNGQLQEQGTFDKNEKVGVWQSFFDNGQLASQESFSFGMPDGKWEYYTIDGKLLAGGTYSLGKKLGTWIEETGLDDELLRTGFYLEDVKSGTWKVVNRQGHVFQEEVYSEGKLLAVSKFMEINGQVKDAGSLANGDGERIFYDAEGRVIQKGGFEKGIPHGVWLYFEGESSNLEKLGGYLEGNAHGEWLTYNAEGKVVNREYFEYGEQIKEDVLKDDGTVRSAPLLSQSPTLDSNSAMHRQGAGNYLSNMFYSSRYAGN